In Streptomyces camelliae, the sequence TAGACCGGCCCGGTGTTGCCGCGGCCCATCATCAGGTCCACCCGGCCGTCGGCCAGGTGCTGGAGCATCGCGAAGTCCTCCGCGATCTTCACCGGGTCGTTGGTGGTGATCAGGGTGGTGGCGGTGGAGAGGACCAGCTTGTCCGTCTTCGCCGCGATGTAGCCGAGCATCGTGGTCGGCGAGGACGGCACGAACGGCGGGTTGTGGTGCTCGCCGGTCGCGAAGACGTCCAGGCCGACCTCCTCGGCCTTCAGCGCGATGGCGACCATGGCCTTGATGCGCTCCGCCTCGGTCGGGGTCCGTACCGTGGTGGGGTCCGGTGTGACATCGCCGACGCTGAATATCCCGAACTGCAAGATTCCTCCAGTTATCAGGTGATTGAGTGATTCTCGAACGGTAGGAGCCCACCGCGTGGCCGGGATGACCGCGCGTGCACGGGACGTGGTCCCACAGCGTTCTTTTCGGGGTGCCCTGGTCATCGGACCGGAGGTGCTGGGTCCCGGGCCGTGCGTTCGCGGGCAGGAGCAGGCATGCCGTCCGGCATGATGCTCGCAGTGACGGCGGGACAGCGGGGGAGACCGAGAGGCGTTCCCGTCGCCGTCAGGTGATGTGCCGCAGCAGCGCGGCGACCGCCGGGGGTGCCTCGCCGGGCGGCCGTACCACCATGATCTTCCAGTTCGGCGCGTGCCGGTCGAACCGGTACTGGGGCAGATCGGGGAAGCGGTCCGCGATCGACTTGGGCATGATGCAGACACCCAGGTCGCCCCGGACCAGTTCGGCCGCCGCGCCGATGTCGTTCACCTCGAACGTCGTGCTGCGGTCGACGCCCGCGGCCCGGAAGGCCCGGTCGACCGCGTAGCGGATGGCCCAGCCGGGTGTGAAGTCCACCAGGGGCAACTGGGCGATGTCGGCGAGTCGGACCTCGCCGTTCGGTGTGGCCCCGGCGAGCACCCGCCGGGGCGCCGCCAGCAGCACCATGTCCTCGCGGGACAGCAGCCGGGTCGCGAGCCCGCGCTGCTGCTGGCGGTCCAGCGCCACCACGGCCAGGTCCACCGTGCCCTCCCGCAGTGCCTGCCGGATGTCTGCGACGGCTGCCTGCCGCAGGTGCACGACCACGCCCGGATGCTCCGCCCGCAGCGCGGCCAGGGCGTGGTGGAGTCCGGCCCACACCCCCTGCATCGTGCCGACCGTCACCCGCCCGCGCAGCTGTCCCCGTACGGCATCGACGGCCTCCCGTGCCAGCGCGGCGGCCCGGAGCGTCGCGCGTGCGGCGGGGACGAACGCCTCGCCGGCCGGGGTGAGGGCGACGCGGTGTGTGGTGCGGTCGAACAAGGGGGTGCCCAGTTCGCGTTCGAGGGCGCGGACCGTGCTGGACA encodes:
- a CDS encoding LysR family transcriptional regulator, with the translated sequence MDLRQMEVVVAVADAGGFTAAARRLHVVQSAVSSTVRALERELGTPLFDRTTHRVALTPAGEAFVPAARATLRAAALAREAVDAVRGQLRGRVTVGTMQGVWAGLHHALAALRAEHPGVVVHLRQAAVADIRQALREGTVDLAVVALDRQQQRGLATRLLSREDMVLLAAPRRVLAGATPNGEVRLADIAQLPLVDFTPGWAIRYAVDRAFRAAGVDRSTTFEVNDIGAAAELVRGDLGVCIMPKSIADRFPDLPQYRFDRHAPNWKIMVVRPPGEAPPAVAALLRHIT